A stretch of Immundisolibacter sp. DNA encodes these proteins:
- a CDS encoding 2-oxoacid:ferredoxin oxidoreductase subunit beta, with the protein MSYLPKPKIHHPQLPKNALGLTRRDYEGSLSTLCAGCGHDSVSAALIQACFELDLPPHRVGKLSGIGCSSKTPTYFLGPAHGFNSVHGRMPSIASGASAANRELVYIGVSGDGDTASIGIGQFIHAIRRGVNMLYMVENNGTYGLTKGQFSATTDPGSKNKAGKANAYPSIDLVQLALQMGAGFVARSFSGDKEQLVPLLKAAIAYPGFAFIDVISPCVTFNNHEASTKSYSHIRRHERPLVAADFVPLAQEITTAYAPGERVAVTLHDGSTLHLRKLAPDYDPYDRAGAMNYLQRQQTDGAIPTGLLYLDAEPMEMHDMLGTDTTALNRLPMQNLCPGAAALDAINAALR; encoded by the coding sequence GTGAGCTACCTGCCGAAACCCAAGATCCACCACCCGCAGTTGCCCAAGAACGCGCTGGGCCTGACCCGCCGCGATTACGAGGGATCGCTGTCCACGCTGTGCGCCGGCTGCGGCCACGACTCGGTCAGCGCGGCGCTGATCCAGGCCTGCTTCGAACTCGATCTGCCGCCGCACCGGGTCGGCAAACTGTCGGGCATCGGATGCTCGTCCAAGACACCCACCTACTTCCTTGGACCGGCACACGGCTTCAACTCCGTGCACGGCCGCATGCCGTCCATCGCATCCGGCGCCAGCGCCGCCAACCGCGAACTGGTCTATATCGGCGTATCCGGGGACGGCGACACCGCCTCCATAGGCATCGGGCAGTTCATCCACGCCATCCGGCGCGGCGTGAACATGCTCTACATGGTCGAGAACAACGGCACCTACGGCCTGACCAAGGGGCAGTTCTCGGCCACCACGGATCCCGGATCCAAGAACAAGGCCGGCAAGGCCAACGCGTATCCTTCCATCGACCTGGTGCAACTGGCGCTGCAGATGGGCGCCGGCTTTGTCGCACGCAGCTTCTCTGGCGACAAGGAGCAGCTGGTACCGCTGCTGAAGGCGGCCATTGCGTACCCGGGCTTCGCCTTCATTGATGTCATCTCGCCCTGCGTCACCTTCAACAACCACGAAGCCTCGACCAAGAGCTACAGCCACATCCGCCGCCATGAACGGCCGCTGGTGGCCGCCGACTTCGTGCCGCTTGCGCAGGAGATCACCACGGCCTATGCACCCGGCGAACGGGTGGCCGTGACCCTGCACGATGGCTCGACCCTGCACCTGAGAAAGCTGGCGCCGGATTACGACCCGTACGACCGGGCGGGTGCCATGAACTACCTGCAACGCCAGCAGACCGACGGCGCCATACCCACCGGGTTGCTGTACCTGGATGCCGAGCCGATGGAGATGCACGACATGCTAGGCACGGATACCACGGCACTCAACCGGCTGCCCATGCAAAACCTTTGCCCTGGCGCGGCGGCGCTGGACGCCATCAACGCGGCTCTTCGGTAA
- a CDS encoding 2-oxoacid:acceptor oxidoreductase subunit alpha, with translation MSRLAKVNEFVLRFANVNGTGSASANGLVARALFRMGLPVGPKNIFPSNIQGLPTWFEIRVSEAGYTGRRGTVDLMVAMNGQTFAEDVRSVEPGGYLLYDSSKPLAPELRRSDINFLDVPLTELVTREFANPRQRLLFKNIVYVGVLSALLNIEPEVVEQMIGEQFQGKEKLIPPNIKAFQLGHAAATERFACPLPMHAERRDAIGDRILMDGNSAAGLGCVYAGATVAAWYPITPSTSLVDAFSAYCEEFRVNPDGSKRYAILQAEDELAAIGMVVGAAWNGARSFTATSGPGVSLMTEFLGLAYYAEIPVVLFDIQRCGPSTGMPTRTQQPDLLSSAYASHGDTKHVLLFPASPKECFELSVQAFDLAERLQTPVLVMSDLDLGMNDWLSEPLTWEDSYVPDRGKVLTTQQLDDGVQFYRYLDVDGDAIPYRTLPGTHPDKGAFFTRGSGHDRLGAYTEDGAKYQDNVDRLRRKFDTAATLVPDAIVERQPGSSSGVLYFGTSAEVMPEALDALSAQGMELDALRLRAFPFTQQVHDFIAGHDTVFVVEQNRDGQLRALLLIEGNLNPAKLVPVLNYDGMPVTADFLVRSIGAHLEPVRALAMGASA, from the coding sequence ATGTCACGTCTAGCCAAGGTCAACGAATTCGTCCTGCGCTTCGCCAACGTCAACGGCACCGGCTCGGCCAGTGCCAATGGTCTGGTGGCGCGGGCGCTATTTCGCATGGGCCTGCCGGTCGGGCCAAAGAACATCTTCCCGTCCAACATCCAGGGCCTGCCCACCTGGTTCGAAATCCGCGTCAGCGAAGCCGGCTACACCGGTCGCCGCGGCACGGTGGACCTGATGGTGGCGATGAATGGCCAGACCTTCGCCGAGGACGTGCGCAGCGTGGAACCGGGCGGCTACCTGTTGTACGACTCGTCCAAGCCCCTGGCGCCCGAGTTGCGCCGCAGTGACATCAACTTCCTGGACGTGCCGCTGACCGAACTGGTGACGCGCGAGTTCGCCAATCCGCGCCAGCGCCTGCTGTTCAAGAATATCGTTTACGTCGGCGTGCTGTCGGCGTTGCTGAACATCGAGCCGGAAGTGGTCGAACAGATGATCGGCGAGCAGTTCCAGGGTAAGGAAAAACTGATCCCGCCCAACATCAAGGCCTTTCAGTTGGGCCATGCAGCGGCCACGGAGCGCTTTGCCTGCCCGCTGCCCATGCACGCCGAGCGACGCGACGCGATCGGCGATCGCATCCTCATGGACGGCAACTCGGCGGCGGGCCTGGGCTGCGTGTACGCCGGTGCGACGGTTGCCGCCTGGTATCCGATCACACCCTCCACCTCGCTGGTGGATGCGTTCAGCGCCTATTGCGAGGAGTTTCGCGTCAACCCGGACGGCAGCAAGCGTTACGCCATCCTGCAGGCGGAAGACGAGCTCGCCGCCATCGGCATGGTGGTCGGCGCAGCCTGGAACGGTGCGCGGTCGTTTACCGCCACCAGCGGCCCCGGCGTGTCCCTGATGACCGAATTCCTGGGGCTGGCCTACTACGCGGAAATCCCGGTGGTGTTGTTCGACATTCAGCGCTGCGGGCCGTCCACCGGAATGCCGACCCGCACCCAGCAGCCTGATTTGCTGTCGTCGGCCTACGCCTCGCATGGGGACACCAAGCACGTGCTGCTGTTCCCGGCTTCGCCCAAGGAATGCTTCGAGTTGTCGGTGCAGGCGTTTGATCTGGCCGAACGCCTGCAAACGCCAGTGCTGGTGATGAGCGATCTTGACCTGGGGATGAACGACTGGCTGTCCGAGCCACTGACCTGGGAAGACAGCTATGTCCCGGATCGCGGCAAGGTGCTGACCACCCAGCAGCTCGATGATGGCGTCCAGTTCTACCGCTATCTCGACGTCGACGGCGATGCAATCCCCTACCGCACTTTGCCCGGCACCCACCCGGACAAAGGGGCCTTCTTCACCCGCGGTTCCGGACACGACCGCCTGGGTGCCTACACCGAGGACGGCGCCAAGTACCAGGACAATGTGGATCGCCTGCGCCGCAAGTTCGACACCGCGGCAACCCTGGTGCCGGACGCCATCGTCGAGCGCCAACCCGGCTCCAGCAGCGGTGTGCTGTATTTCGGCACCAGCGCCGAAGTCATGCCCGAGGCACTGGACGCGCTGTCGGCACAGGGCATGGAACTGGACGCGCTGCGGCTGCGTGCCTTCCCGTTCACGCAACAGGTGCATGACTTCATCGCCGGCCACGACACCGTGTTCGTGGTCGAGCAGAATCGCGATGGCCAACTGCGCGCCCTGTTGCTGATCGAGGGCAACCTCAATCCGGCCAAGCTGGTACCCGTGCTCAACTACGACGGCATGCCGGTCACGGCCGATTTTCTTGTTCGCAGCATCGGCGCACACCTCGAACCGGTGCGCGCACTCGCCATGGGAGCCTCCGCGTGA
- a CDS encoding FAD-dependent oxidoreductase: protein MKKTDIADPQHFHKVVDCQWACPAHTNVPEYIRLISAGRYTDSYMLNWYSNVFPGVLGRTCDRPCEPACRRGRVEDKPVAICRLKRVAADLKDDITPYLPAIPTDKNGKRIALVGAGPASLAVARDLIPLGYEVVLYEKEPRGGGAMRSQIPAFRLPESVLDEEVDCILNMGVECRFGQPVQSMGWLLKQGFDAVFVGSGAPNGRDLEIPGRQEARANIHIGIDWLASVAFEHVNKIGKRVVVIGGGNTAMDCCRTALRLGGEQVTVTVRSGFDEMKASPWEKEDAAHEGIPILDYHAPKSFELENGRLTGVWFEKMRAEYDQRGRRTLLPTGEAPVLIPCDDVLMAIGQENAFPWIERDIGIEFDQADMPKLDPDTLQSTHPQVFFGGDAALGPKNIIWAVAHGHAAAISIDLLCQGGDLKTDRPAVGVTLVSQKMGMHDWSYGNDFSAAGRFAVPHADKFKTLKNIKIEVELGFDVELAYKEAARCLNCDVQTVFTESLCIECDACVDICPEDCITFTSNGEESDLRTRLLAPATNLDQPLYVSDPVPTGRVMVKDEDVCLHCGFCAERCPTGAWDMQKSSIKLPQAGGTCHV, encoded by the coding sequence TTGAAAAAAACCGATATAGCCGATCCGCAACATTTTCATAAAGTAGTCGACTGTCAGTGGGCCTGTCCGGCCCATACCAACGTGCCCGAATACATACGGCTGATCTCCGCCGGGCGCTACACCGACTCGTATATGCTGAACTGGTACTCGAACGTGTTCCCGGGCGTCCTCGGGCGCACCTGCGATCGGCCATGCGAGCCGGCCTGTCGCCGCGGCCGTGTGGAAGACAAGCCGGTCGCGATCTGCCGCCTGAAGCGCGTCGCGGCCGATCTGAAGGACGACATAACGCCCTATTTGCCAGCCATCCCCACTGACAAGAATGGCAAACGCATTGCCTTGGTGGGCGCCGGCCCCGCTTCGCTGGCGGTGGCGCGCGACCTGATACCGCTCGGCTATGAGGTGGTGCTGTACGAAAAAGAACCACGCGGTGGCGGCGCCATGCGCAGCCAGATTCCGGCCTTCCGGTTGCCCGAATCGGTACTGGATGAGGAAGTTGACTGCATTCTCAACATGGGCGTGGAATGCCGCTTTGGGCAACCTGTACAGAGCATGGGCTGGTTGCTAAAGCAGGGTTTCGATGCCGTATTCGTCGGCTCCGGGGCCCCAAACGGGCGGGACCTCGAAATTCCTGGCCGTCAGGAAGCCCGCGCCAATATTCACATCGGCATCGACTGGCTGGCCTCGGTCGCCTTCGAACACGTCAATAAAATCGGCAAGCGGGTGGTGGTGATCGGCGGCGGCAACACGGCCATGGATTGCTGCCGCACGGCGCTACGCCTGGGTGGCGAGCAAGTCACGGTGACCGTGCGCAGTGGCTTTGACGAGATGAAAGCCTCGCCGTGGGAAAAAGAAGACGCCGCACACGAGGGCATTCCGATCCTGGACTACCACGCGCCGAAGTCCTTCGAGCTCGAAAACGGCCGCCTGACCGGGGTCTGGTTCGAGAAAATGCGCGCCGAGTATGACCAACGCGGCCGACGCACGCTGCTGCCGACCGGCGAGGCGCCGGTGCTGATCCCCTGCGATGACGTGCTGATGGCCATCGGCCAGGAAAATGCGTTCCCGTGGATCGAACGCGACATCGGCATCGAGTTCGACCAGGCGGACATGCCCAAGCTCGACCCGGACACCTTGCAGTCGACCCACCCGCAGGTGTTTTTCGGTGGCGACGCAGCCTTGGGTCCCAAGAATATTATCTGGGCCGTGGCGCACGGCCATGCCGCGGCGATCTCCATCGACCTGCTGTGCCAGGGTGGTGATCTGAAGACCGACCGGCCAGCGGTGGGAGTGACCCTGGTCAGCCAGAAGATGGGTATGCACGACTGGAGCTACGGCAACGACTTCTCGGCCGCCGGGCGCTTTGCCGTGCCCCACGCCGACAAGTTCAAGACACTCAAGAACATCAAGATCGAAGTGGAACTGGGCTTCGACGTCGAGCTGGCCTACAAGGAAGCCGCCCGTTGCCTTAATTGCGACGTGCAGACCGTGTTCACCGAGAGCCTGTGCATCGAGTGCGACGCCTGCGTCGACATCTGCCCGGAAGACTGCATCACCTTCACCAGCAACGGCGAGGAATCGGACCTGCGCACGCGGCTGCTGGCGCCAGCGACCAACCTGGACCAGCCGCTGTACGTGTCCGACCCGGTGCCGACCGGGCGGGTCATGGTCAAGGACGAGGATGTGTGCCTGCACTGCGGCTTCTGTGCCGAACGGTGCCCAACCGGCGCCTGGGACATGCAGAAATCCTCCATCAAACTCCCGCAAGCAGGTGGCACATGTCACGTCTAG
- a CDS encoding transaldolase family protein: MFNPAQFSPAIQQRRRGMPLTHDQRHPARAAPRIFADSANIRDIEPLYRAGIINGVTTNPTLVKKAGANSWQQAKEMLTEILILLAPNPVSLELTALTPEAMLAQAQELAALGSNAVIKVPVGGYRTVDTNADPLTGLKVIRELWQQRIHTNATLVFNTTQAFWAANAGASCVSPFLGRVADYLAKHDDELGSPGNSLYQTGREARFHNTEYVACGGSRQDSGSRLVQEIVTVFAHYDIRTEVLAASIRNPAQLTEMLLAGADILTVPAAILAGVADHPLTDLGMQAFCADAEVFSR, translated from the coding sequence ATGTTCAATCCCGCCCAGTTCAGCCCCGCCATCCAGCAACGCCGACGCGGCATGCCGCTGACCCATGACCAACGCCACCCGGCCCGCGCGGCGCCGCGTATCTTCGCCGACAGCGCCAATATCCGCGACATCGAGCCGCTGTACCGGGCCGGCATCATCAACGGCGTGACCACCAATCCGACCCTGGTCAAGAAAGCCGGCGCCAACTCCTGGCAGCAGGCCAAGGAAATGCTAACCGAGATTCTGATCTTGCTGGCCCCCAACCCGGTCAGCCTGGAGCTGACCGCGCTGACGCCCGAGGCCATGCTGGCGCAGGCACAGGAGCTGGCGGCGCTCGGTAGCAATGCGGTCATCAAGGTACCGGTCGGCGGCTACCGGACGGTCGACACGAATGCCGATCCGCTCACCGGGCTCAAGGTGATCCGCGAACTGTGGCAGCAACGCATCCACACCAACGCCACACTGGTGTTCAACACCACGCAGGCGTTCTGGGCCGCCAACGCGGGCGCCAGTTGCGTGAGTCCGTTCCTGGGTCGGGTAGCGGATTACCTGGCCAAGCACGACGACGAGCTGGGCTCACCGGGCAACTCGCTGTACCAGACCGGCCGGGAGGCGCGTTTTCACAACACCGAATACGTCGCCTGCGGCGGCTCGCGGCAGGACTCCGGCTCGCGGCTGGTACAGGAAATCGTCACGGTGTTCGCCCACTACGACATCCGCACCGAAGTGCTGGCGGCCAGCATCCGCAACCCTGCACAGCTGACCGAAATGCTGCTCGCCGGTGCCGACATCCTGACCGTGCCAGCCGCGATACTGGCCGGTGTGGCCGACCACCCGCTGACCGATCTGGGCATGCAGGCGTTTTGCGCCGATGCCGAGGTGTTCAGTCGCTAA
- a CDS encoding aromatic ring-hydroxylating dioxygenase subunit alpha, whose protein sequence is MNKPRDAGLSDTHFIRIDPERCEFLVPRWAFTDQAVLDKERAEIFSRCWLYVGHASEIPKPGDFVVRKVGGRQLFLWRGEDDQPRVYFNTCTHRGAIVCRERQGNAKRLTCPYHGWTYDTRGGMVEQPGASGFPDDFFANGAKDLKSPAKVDSYRDFVFVNFDPEAVDLKTYLAGAAEYLDVVADQGEHGMEVTPGEQAYSMRANWKLLYENSADGYHAITAHASYFDYLRATVGVFREDFNPHEVGGGGKSLGNGHAVIEYQAPWGRPVAQWVPQWGESGKEEVGRVKAELASRLGEQRADRIANWNRNILIFPNLIINDIMGLTIRTFQPINPGYLEVTAWSLAPRGEHQEMRAWRQYNFNEFLGPAGFATPDDVEMLELCQQAYQNMPEVGWNDISKGMNRPDNNQGDDEVQMRSFWIRWDELMGAARHEKV, encoded by the coding sequence ATGAACAAACCCCGCGATGCCGGCCTAAGTGACACGCATTTCATCCGTATCGACCCGGAGCGGTGCGAATTTCTGGTGCCGCGCTGGGCATTTACAGACCAGGCCGTGCTGGACAAGGAGCGCGCAGAAATCTTCAGTCGCTGCTGGCTCTACGTCGGCCATGCGTCGGAAATACCCAAGCCCGGCGACTTCGTGGTCCGCAAGGTCGGCGGCCGGCAGCTTTTCCTGTGGCGTGGCGAGGACGACCAGCCGCGGGTCTACTTCAATACCTGCACGCATCGCGGCGCCATCGTGTGTCGCGAGAGGCAGGGCAACGCCAAGCGTCTGACCTGCCCCTACCACGGCTGGACCTACGACACCCGTGGCGGCATGGTCGAGCAGCCAGGTGCCAGCGGTTTTCCCGACGATTTCTTCGCCAACGGCGCCAAGGATCTGAAGTCACCGGCCAAGGTCGACAGTTATCGCGATTTCGTGTTCGTGAACTTCGATCCGGAGGCCGTGGACCTGAAAACTTACCTCGCCGGTGCTGCCGAGTACCTGGACGTGGTGGCCGATCAGGGCGAGCACGGCATGGAAGTGACCCCCGGCGAGCAGGCCTACTCCATGCGTGCAAACTGGAAATTGCTGTACGAGAACAGCGCCGATGGCTACCACGCCATCACCGCCCACGCGTCCTATTTCGATTACCTGCGCGCCACGGTCGGCGTGTTCCGTGAGGATTTCAATCCCCACGAGGTTGGTGGCGGCGGCAAGAGCCTGGGCAATGGCCACGCGGTTATCGAGTACCAGGCGCCCTGGGGCCGGCCGGTGGCTCAGTGGGTGCCGCAATGGGGCGAGTCGGGCAAGGAGGAGGTCGGTCGGGTCAAGGCGGAACTTGCCAGCCGACTGGGCGAGCAGCGGGCGGACCGCATCGCCAACTGGAACCGCAACATCCTGATATTTCCGAACCTCATCATCAACGACATCATGGGGCTGACCATTCGCACCTTCCAGCCAATCAACCCGGGCTATCTGGAAGTGACCGCCTGGTCACTGGCGCCGCGTGGTGAGCATCAGGAAATGCGCGCCTGGCGGCAGTACAACTTCAACGAGTTCCTGGGCCCGGCCGGCTTCGCCACGCCGGACGATGTGGAAATGCTCGAACTGTGCCAGCAGGCCTACCAGAACATGCCGGAAGTCGGCTGGAACGATATTTCCAAGGGCATGAACCGACCGGACAACAACCAGGGCGACGATGAGGTGCAGATGCGCTCGTTCTGGATTCGCTGGGACGAACTCATGGGCGCTGCCCGGCACGAGAAAGTCTGA
- a CDS encoding aromatic-ring-hydroxylating dioxygenase subunit beta: MSMLTRAEVEDFLYHEAALLDEWKTMEWAELFTEDGEYLVPPMELPNADKNEALFIINDDHHRLVQRAKRLTRRTAHVEFPHSKVRHAIHNVRILEQDESSLSVATNQVVYRAKRQNLDTFVCHVVYRLARTTDGLRIRSKRVMLDIDGLRPHGMISAIL; the protein is encoded by the coding sequence ATGAGCATGTTGACCCGGGCCGAGGTCGAGGACTTCCTCTACCACGAAGCGGCCCTGCTGGACGAATGGAAGACCATGGAGTGGGCCGAGCTGTTCACCGAGGATGGCGAATACCTGGTGCCGCCCATGGAATTGCCCAATGCCGACAAGAACGAGGCCCTGTTCATCATCAACGACGACCACCACCGCCTGGTGCAGCGCGCCAAGCGGCTCACGCGGCGTACCGCGCACGTTGAATTCCCGCACTCCAAGGTGCGCCACGCCATTCACAATGTGCGCATCCTGGAGCAGGACGAATCCAGCCTGTCGGTGGCGACCAACCAGGTGGTCTATCGCGCCAAGCGGCAGAACCTGGATACCTTCGTCTGTCACGTGGTGTACCGGCTGGCGCGCACCACCGACGGCCTGCGCATCCGCAGCAAACGGGTGATGCTGGACATCGACGGTCTGCGCCCGCACGGCATGATCAGCGCCATTCTTTAA